Proteins from a genomic interval of Procambarus clarkii isolate CNS0578487 chromosome 45, FALCON_Pclarkii_2.0, whole genome shotgun sequence:
- the Coq5 gene encoding ubiquinone/menaquinone biosynthesis C-methyltransferase UbiE, with translation MNSLPRTCASLALRVVSLGPRSTLMATRHKTTASGYASKEYSADKQTHFGFEKVSEDQKAEKVHGVFENVASNYDLMNDLMSGGIHRVWKDLFMSRVQPRPNTKLLDVAGGTGDIAFRFIRHILHNQSQAKTIPDRPVVSERGGDSEVPYGADEPSDSCSPYEITICDISQSMLDVGKKRADELGYKGIKWICGDAQKLPFPDDEFDCYTIAFGIRNVVDVEKALVEAYRVLRPGGRFVCLEFSQVTNPALRWVYDQYSFNVIPPMGQVVAGDWKSYQYLVESIRKFPNQETFKDMIEDAGFRHTTFENLTFGVSAIHSGFKI, from the exons ATGAACTCGCTGCCCAGGACCTGCGCTTCACTTGCCCTGAGGGTTGTTTCACTGGGCCCTAGGAGTACCTTAATGGCCACAAGGCATAAAACTACAGCATCAGGCTATGCCAGTAAAGAATATTCTGCGGATAAACAGACTCACTTTGGATTTGAGAAAGTGTCAGAAGACCAAAAGGCAGAAAAAG TGCATGGAGTATTTGAAAATGTTGCCAGCAACTATGATCTAATGAACGACTTGATGTCAGGAGGAATACACCGAGTATGGAAGGACCTATTCATGTCTCGCGTACAGCCTCGCCCCAACACTAAGCTGCTCGATGTTGCAGGTGGAACTG GGGACATTGCTTTCCGCTTCATTCGCCACATACTTCACAACCAGAGTCAGGCAAAAACAATACCAGACAGACCAGTAGTCAgtgagagaggtggtgatagtgaagtgCCTTATGGAGCAGATGAGCCCTCTGACAGCTGTTCTCCATATGAG ATTACCATATGTGACATAAGCCAAAGCATGTTGGATGTAGGCAAGAAGCGAGCTGATGAGTTAGGTTACAAGGGAATCAAGTGGATCTGCGGAGATGCCCAGAAGCTTCCATTTCCTGATGACGAGTTTGATTGCTACACTATTGCCTTTGGAATCAGAAATGTGGTAGATGTGGAGAAG GCCTTGGTGGAAGCGTATAGGGTGCTCAGACCTGGAGGACGATTTGTGTGTCTGGAATTCAGCCAGGTGACAAACCCAGCATTGAGATG GGTGTATGATCAATATTCGTTCAACGTCATCCCACCTATGGGTCAGGTCGTGGCAGGTGACTGGAAAAGTTACCAGTACTTGGTGGAGAGTATACGCAAATTTCCTAACCAG gaAACCTTCAAAGATATGATTGAAGATGCTGGCTTCAGACACACAACATTTGAAAATCTTACATTTGGAGTCAGTGCCATTCATAGTGGTTTCAAGATATGA